A region of Pseudomonadota bacterium DNA encodes the following proteins:
- a CDS encoding helix-turn-helix transcriptional regulator produces MGDVVFDTPGDGLSAAVERRLGHGSGSWQSLLEGIVAALDATAAAIVCHHPGVECTGAMQQTVICQRGRGRPGSVDGLSTLRSEAAGSLGEVGGSGREGTRVRPGGQIWTSRVPPGELDYRLCALLAVDENHVTVLELDRPPDRAPFGAAEVEGLERLLPGLQLAVRCLLRSAAGDMQARVFNRLPVAVAQIGANREILFHNHALRYLLAQADGLRVASDRIRACAVQEDRILADRVRRAIAGIRANDLLPIGRPSGRPAYLVYIGPLMRRADRRPANAGTAMLVALSPGDCDRDTIVRFGTGYGLTGAEIRIVQFMLEGQGVNDIAGRLQASVHTVRWHLKSIYAKTGAAGQPHLVRLFMHAMHLSIA; encoded by the coding sequence ATGGGTGACGTGGTTTTCGACACTCCTGGGGACGGACTTTCCGCCGCCGTGGAGCGGCGACTCGGGCATGGATCCGGGTCATGGCAATCATTGTTGGAAGGGATCGTGGCCGCCCTGGATGCAACTGCGGCTGCGATCGTGTGTCACCACCCGGGCGTCGAATGCACGGGCGCAATGCAGCAGACGGTGATCTGCCAACGCGGTAGGGGGCGACCGGGATCCGTCGACGGCCTGTCGACATTGCGGTCGGAAGCGGCGGGTTCGCTCGGAGAAGTGGGGGGGAGTGGGCGAGAAGGAACACGCGTTCGCCCAGGCGGCCAGATCTGGACGAGCCGCGTACCCCCAGGAGAGCTCGACTATCGCCTATGCGCACTGCTGGCGGTCGACGAGAACCATGTCACCGTGCTTGAGCTGGACCGGCCACCGGATCGCGCGCCCTTCGGCGCCGCAGAGGTCGAGGGCTTAGAGCGCCTCCTTCCGGGACTACAGCTCGCGGTTCGGTGCCTACTCCGGTCGGCCGCGGGCGACATGCAGGCGCGCGTGTTCAACCGACTGCCGGTCGCCGTGGCGCAGATCGGGGCAAATCGGGAGATCTTGTTCCACAACCATGCCTTGCGGTACTTGCTGGCCCAGGCCGACGGCCTGCGGGTCGCGTCGGATCGGATCCGAGCCTGCGCGGTGCAGGAGGATCGCATTCTGGCGGACCGGGTTCGCCGTGCCATCGCCGGCATCCGGGCCAATGATCTGTTGCCCATCGGCCGGCCATCAGGCCGCCCCGCCTATTTGGTGTACATCGGACCGCTTATGCGCCGCGCCGACCGGCGTCCCGCGAATGCCGGTACGGCCATGCTGGTCGCGCTAAGCCCGGGGGATTGCGACCGGGACACGATCGTACGGTTTGGAACAGGGTATGGACTGACCGGGGCGGAGATCCGCATCGTACAGTTCATGCTGGAGGGCCAGGGCGTAAATGACATCGCCGGGCGCCTTCAAGCGAGCGTCCATACCGTGCGCTGGCACCTGAAGTCTATCTACGCCAAGACCGGTGCCGCAGGTCAACCCCATCTGGTCCGGCTCTTCATGCACGCCATGCATCTCAGCATCGCCTGA